From Thermoflavifilum aggregans, a single genomic window includes:
- a CDS encoding GH3 family domain-containing protein has product MPIIGNLIARSLQIKKQFQIALGTPRTYQLQVLRRLLQKAQFTEFGTAYQFTRILLSPHWVKEYQNTVPIHSYNEMYRRWWHKCLEGCADVTWPGKVPYFALSSGTSESSSKHIPVTRDMLRNIRKVGMKQLYSMVNFNLPAKTFEKGILMLGGTTALNQRGDYYEGDMSGISAKNIPRWFRAFYKPGEKIASKPDWDQRIRLIVRKAPEWDVGTICGIPAWVQIVMQNIVEYHGVQHIHEIWPNLAVYIHGGVSIEPYRESFKRLLGKPITFIETYMASEGSFGFQARPGVRGIKLVLNAGIFFEFIPFTRNHFTEDGELITAYPRTYLVDEVEEGVDYAVVLSTCAGAWRYLIGDVVRFTDVAEHEIIIVGRTKQFLSICGEHLSIDNMNKAIDIVSRKLGICIREFAVTGMKYQNLFAHKWYIGTDDAHVNAEQVKALLDQTLCELNDDYAVERASALKEIFVEILPNELFIGFLRHIGKEGGMNKFPRVLKNEKLAQWEEYLRSQRIPS; this is encoded by the coding sequence ATGCCCATCATCGGAAACTTAATTGCCCGTTCACTTCAGATCAAGAAGCAATTCCAGATCGCGCTGGGTACACCTCGCACCTATCAGCTGCAGGTACTCAGGCGTCTGCTGCAAAAAGCACAGTTTACCGAATTCGGGACAGCTTATCAATTCACCCGTATCCTGCTCTCTCCGCACTGGGTAAAGGAATATCAGAATACGGTACCTATCCATAGCTATAATGAAATGTATCGCAGGTGGTGGCATAAATGCCTGGAGGGTTGTGCGGATGTAACCTGGCCGGGTAAGGTGCCATACTTTGCACTCAGTTCGGGCACTTCTGAATCGTCGAGCAAGCATATTCCCGTTACCAGGGACATGCTGCGCAATATCCGCAAGGTGGGTATGAAGCAGCTGTATTCGATGGTCAATTTCAATCTCCCGGCCAAAACCTTTGAAAAAGGTATCTTGATGCTGGGCGGAACCACTGCCCTGAATCAAAGAGGAGATTACTACGAAGGGGATATGAGTGGTATCAGTGCAAAAAACATTCCCCGCTGGTTCCGGGCCTTTTACAAGCCGGGAGAAAAGATTGCCAGCAAACCCGACTGGGATCAGCGCATCCGGCTCATTGTGCGCAAGGCACCGGAATGGGATGTAGGTACCATTTGCGGAATTCCGGCCTGGGTGCAGATCGTGATGCAAAACATTGTAGAATACCATGGCGTGCAGCATATTCACGAGATCTGGCCCAACCTGGCTGTGTATATTCACGGCGGTGTGTCCATAGAACCTTATCGGGAAAGCTTCAAACGGCTGTTGGGAAAGCCCATTACTTTTATTGAAACCTACATGGCTTCCGAGGGCTCCTTTGGTTTTCAGGCGCGGCCGGGTGTACGGGGCATCAAGCTGGTGCTGAATGCCGGTATATTTTTCGAATTTATCCCTTTCACCCGCAATCATTTCACTGAAGACGGCGAACTGATAACTGCTTATCCGCGTACCTATCTGGTTGATGAAGTGGAAGAAGGCGTGGATTATGCTGTGGTGCTCAGCACCTGTGCTGGAGCCTGGCGATATCTCATCGGCGACGTGGTGCGCTTTACCGATGTGGCTGAACACGAAATCATCATTGTGGGGCGTACCAAACAATTCCTCAGCATCTGCGGTGAACATCTTTCCATCGACAACATGAACAAAGCTATCGATATTGTATCCCGCAAGCTGGGCATCTGCATCCGCGAGTTTGCAGTTACGGGTATGAAGTATCAGAACCTGTTTGCACACAAATGGTACATCGGTACTGACGACGCACATGTAAACGCCGAACAGGTAAAAGCGCTGCTGGATCAAACACTTTGTGAGCTCAACGACGACTATGCCGTGGAACGCGCTTCAGCCCTGAAAGAAATTTTCGTGGAAATCCTGCCCAATGAATTGTTTATCGGTTTTCTCCGCCATATCGGAAAAGAAGGTGG